The following proteins are co-located in the Chlamydiota bacterium genome:
- a CDS encoding SIS domain-containing protein, with amino-acid sequence MAAASLVPGFEVLDTLVSIKEVLEETQRAGKKVMVAGNGGSAGIAGHLSVDLTKSAGVRCINFNEAGLITCFSNDYGYERWVEKAVYFYGEPGDTLIVISSSGRSKNILNGCQAARQKQCGKIITLSGFEPDNPLRQLGDINLWVGSKAYNIVETIHQLWLLAVVDLIIGKAEYSSDRETVLLSEKGGREF; translated from the coding sequence ATGGCCGCTGCCTCCTTGGTCCCAGGGTTTGAGGTTTTAGATACTCTTGTTTCGATAAAAGAAGTTTTGGAAGAGACTCAGCGGGCTGGGAAGAAGGTGATGGTCGCGGGAAATGGCGGAAGCGCCGGAATTGCAGGGCATTTGAGCGTTGATCTCACGAAAAGTGCAGGTGTACGGTGTATCAATTTTAATGAGGCGGGACTCATTACTTGCTTCTCAAATGATTACGGCTATGAACGCTGGGTGGAAAAGGCGGTCTATTTTTATGGCGAACCTGGCGATACTTTAATTGTGATTTCTTCCAGCGGACGATCTAAGAATATTTTAAATGGTTGTCAAGCGGCTCGTCAAAAGCAATGTGGAAAAATTATAACGCTTTCAGGATTTGAGCCTGATAATCCCTTAAGGCAGTTGGGGGATATCAATTTATGGGTTGGGAGTAAGGCCTATAATATTGTCGAAACAATTCATCAGCTTTGGCTTTTGGCTGTTGTCGATCTTATCATTGGAAAAGCTGAATATTCATCCGATCGGGAAACGGTGCTTTTGAGTGAGAAAGGGGGGAGAGAATTTTGA
- a CDS encoding DUF86 domain-containing protein encodes MIDADIILEKSAIVHRCLKRIVEMTGLKASKLDDMMIQDAFVLNLQRAIQAAMDLAAHVVSEEKLGMPTSLKDQFKFLAEGKIIDASLSKHLQAMVGFRNIAVHQYQELNVDILKKILQNHLKDLEDFTKTLLKHYCVSEKVLAKKVKRRK; translated from the coding sequence ATGATTGACGCAGACATCATTTTAGAAAAATCGGCCATTGTTCATCGTTGTTTGAAGCGTATTGTCGAGATGACAGGATTAAAGGCTTCTAAATTGGATGACATGATGATTCAGGACGCTTTCGTTTTGAATTTGCAAAGGGCCATTCAAGCCGCCATGGATTTGGCGGCCCATGTTGTCTCGGAAGAAAAACTCGGGATGCCAACCAGCCTTAAAGATCAGTTTAAATTTCTTGCCGAGGGTAAAATAATCGATGCTTCTTTATCGAAGCATCTTCAAGCGATGGTTGGATTTCGCAATATTGCTGTTCATCAATATCAGGAGTTGAATGTTGACATATTAAAAAAAATTCTTCAGAACCATTTGAAGGATTTGGAAGATTTTACTAAGACTCTCTTGAAGCATTATTGCGTTTCAGAAAAAGTTCTTGCTAAGAAGGTTAAAAGAAGGAAGTGA
- a CDS encoding nucleotidyltransferase domain-containing protein, with product MNSEKIEKEVSVYFKRRPRTHLVAVYLYGSFAKSQQNRWSDIDMGLLYERGKDPSYRELVQMKMELSEKFNRDVDLVNLDEVSPILKHQVIKYGKCLMVKKPRIAQEFFIRALNEYFDLKQVRLPVEKALVKWSIYD from the coding sequence ATGAATTCCGAAAAGATTGAAAAGGAGGTTTCAGTTTATTTCAAAAGGCGTCCGCGTACGCATCTTGTGGCCGTCTATCTCTATGGTTCTTTTGCTAAAAGTCAGCAGAATCGTTGGAGTGATATTGATATGGGCCTTTTGTACGAGAGGGGAAAGGATCCATCGTATAGAGAGCTCGTTCAAATGAAGATGGAGCTTTCAGAAAAGTTTAATCGAGATGTGGACTTGGTTAATTTGGATGAGGTTTCACCCATTTTGAAGCATCAGGTCATTAAATACGGAAAGTGTTTAATGGTCAAGAAGCCGCGGATCGCTCAGGAATTTTTCATCAGGGCTTTGAATGAGTATTTTGATTTAAAACAAGTTCGCCTCCCTGTTGAAAAGGCGTTGGTGAAATGGAGCATTTATGATTGA
- the lhgO gene encoding L-2-hydroxyglutarate oxidase: protein MNRLYDILIVGGGIVGCSLAKELGRRFDRVLVLEKENGVAFHTSGRNSGVIHSGFNQKPGTLKAQLCVDGNRQTRAYCKERQIPCEEVGTYVVATREEELPSLHQLKAKGDKNGVPGIEILSIEEVRRREPNVKGLAALFSPTGAIVDSVKFAQALRDDAERLGVGFGFGEEVMHIKERKDEVKVSTNRWTYQAQLLINCAGLHADRLAHLMKVGREYMINPFRGEYFVVGGKSVSIINSMIYPVPNPEFPFLGVHLTKTIAGSILIGPNAVPAFGREAYSKWSFNLKDFSQMIFHRGLWKALRTNRLLREVAWSELKNSCSKKHFLKEASRLVDGLRLEDLTLAKRVGIRAQLIRSDGQFQDDLVVETTRRSIHLLNVVSPGMTSALPFAQWLSKGIADGLYWRYPRQEAAA from the coding sequence GTGAACCGTCTCTATGACATTCTTATTGTGGGGGGAGGGATTGTGGGGTGTTCTCTCGCAAAAGAATTAGGGCGGCGTTTTGATCGCGTGCTCGTCTTGGAAAAAGAAAATGGCGTTGCCTTTCATACCAGCGGGCGCAATAGCGGTGTCATTCATTCTGGATTTAATCAAAAGCCCGGTACATTAAAGGCCCAGCTTTGTGTGGATGGAAATCGTCAGACTCGGGCTTATTGCAAGGAAAGACAGATTCCTTGTGAAGAGGTGGGAACTTATGTGGTTGCAACCCGCGAGGAGGAGCTCCCTAGTCTTCATCAATTAAAGGCGAAGGGAGATAAAAATGGGGTTCCTGGAATTGAAATCCTCTCCATCGAAGAAGTACGTCGTCGTGAGCCCAATGTCAAGGGTCTTGCGGCCCTTTTTTCCCCTACGGGCGCCATTGTCGATTCAGTAAAATTTGCCCAAGCCTTGCGTGACGATGCCGAGCGGTTGGGGGTTGGTTTTGGATTTGGGGAAGAAGTGATGCACATTAAGGAAAGAAAAGACGAGGTTAAGGTTTCAACAAATCGATGGACGTATCAGGCTCAATTGTTGATTAATTGTGCGGGCCTTCATGCCGATCGCTTGGCCCACTTAATGAAGGTGGGTCGGGAATATATGATTAATCCTTTTCGAGGGGAGTACTTTGTAGTGGGAGGAAAAAGCGTCTCCATTATCAATTCCATGATTTATCCCGTTCCCAATCCTGAATTTCCTTTTTTGGGAGTTCATCTCACTAAAACTATTGCAGGTTCGATTCTCATTGGGCCCAATGCCGTTCCAGCCTTTGGAAGAGAGGCCTACAGTAAATGGAGTTTTAATTTGAAAGATTTTTCTCAAATGATTTTTCATCGCGGACTTTGGAAGGCCCTTCGAACAAATCGCCTCTTAAGGGAGGTCGCTTGGAGTGAATTAAAAAATTCGTGCAGCAAAAAACATTTTTTAAAAGAGGCAAGCCGACTAGTGGATGGACTTCGATTAGAAGATTTAACTTTAGCCAAAAGAGTTGGAATTCGGGCCCAGCTCATTCGATCGGACGGCCAATTTCAAGATGATTTGGTAGTTGAAACGACTCGCCGTTCCATTCATCTCTTGAATGTGGTCTCTCCCGGAATGACCTCGGCGCTTCCTTTTGCCCAATGGCTTTCGAAAGGAATTGCCGATGGGCTTTATTGGAGATATCCCCGGCAAGAGGCGGCGGCGTGA
- a CDS encoding nucleotidyltransferase substrate binding protein yields the protein MEELDLKYQSAKKAFKTLEAILKERYSVIVRDATIQRFEYTFEVFWKLMRSYLREKEGSETNSPKSCFREVFSAGLTTAEDTELLLKMTDSRNKTSHTYDENIAEEIYKDVKIYAPLMKRLLNLLESRL from the coding sequence ATGGAAGAATTAGATTTAAAGTATCAGAGTGCTAAAAAAGCGTTCAAGACTTTAGAAGCGATTCTCAAAGAGCGCTACTCCGTCATTGTGAGAGACGCAACCATTCAGAGATTTGAGTATACCTTCGAAGTGTTTTGGAAATTGATGCGGTCTTATCTCAGAGAGAAAGAAGGGAGTGAGACTAACTCGCCTAAATCATGTTTCAGAGAAGTTTTTTCAGCGGGGCTTACCACGGCTGAAGACACAGAACTCTTATTGAAGATGACAGATAGTAGAAATAAAACTTCACATACTTACGATGAAAATATAGCAGAAGAGATTTATAAAGATGTTAAAATTTATGCCCCTTTGATGAAAAGATTACTGAATCTTTTAGAGAGTCGTTTGTGA